Below is a genomic region from Lysobacter terrestris.
CGGCCTTCGCGCACGCCGTGTTCGGCGATGGCGGCCTTGACCGGCGCGACCATTGCGATCGCCTCGGCGACCTTCGCCTTCTGCGTGTAGTCGTTGTAGGCCGGGATGGCGATCGCGGCGAGGATCGCGATCATCGGCACGGCAACGACCGCGCAGACGATCAACGCGATCAGGCAGCCCGACATGCCCTGCTTGCGCGGCGGCGCGCGGTTCGCCGGCGGCGCGGCGCCGATGCCCGTCGGCACCGGCGGCGGCAGCGTGGCGTCCGGCGTGACCGAGTCGATGTCGAGCTCCAGCGCCAGCCGCTCCAGCGGCAGCCACTGCACCATGCCCTCGCTCCACACCAGGCTGTCGCGACGCAGGCGCCGCTGGCGGTAGTGCTCGCGCAGTTCGTCGGCGGACATCGGGCCGACGCGGTTGCGCTGGTCGTCGGCATAGAACCATTGGGTCATCGGGCGTTCTCCTGGATCAGCCGTCGCGGCGGCATTCGTAAGGGCGGTACGCGTCCGGCATGTCGCCGCCGCTGCAGTCCCAGGCGAAGCCCTCGGCATCGGGGCGGCCCTCGTAACGCAGCGCCTTGCCATCCAGCGCCTGGCCGTCGGCATCGATCGCGATCTCGAACGCGCAGCCGCCGTCGATGTCGGCGAAGCGCAGGTTCAGTGCGGCGCGTTGGCGGATGTTGCGCCGCACCGGGGCGAGACGCGTGTCATCGTTGGCCGGACAGCGCCCGGTGCGTAATGCGTGCTCCGCGACGACGCGCTTGAGGCCGTTCGACAGTCCTTCCACGGCGCCCAGGCGGGTCGCGTCGCGGACGTAGTCCTGGTAGGCCGGCAGCAGCAGCGCGCCGATGATCATCACGCCCGGGATCGCGACGGCGGCGACGATCAGCGCGATCGCACCGCTCGACAGCGTCTTCTTCTGCCGCAGTGGTGCGCGCGCGTATTTGCCGCGCGGGGTCGAAGGGGCGTGGTGTGCGGATGAAGAGGGTGCGCCCATCGGCATCGGCGGCGGGACGGACGCAGCGCCGCCGTGCGCATGCAGGCGTTCGATGCCGAGTTCGCTGGCGAGCTGCTCCAGCGGCTGCCATTCGCGCAGGCCGGCGTGCCAGACCAGCGTGTCGCGCTGGATCACACGGTCCTGGTAGCGCTTGCGCATGGTCTCGGCCGACAACGGTCCGACGCGCCCCTCGCCGGGAGCGTGGTAATACCAATCGATCATCGCCTCCCCCCGAGGCTCGTCCCTGCAATCGCGGCACTTTTTCTAACGCGTCGCCGACGCCTCCCCAGGCATCGGCGACCGAAGCGCGGCTAATGTACCGGTTCGGGTTCGTCCGTGAACATCTGGGTTTCCATCCAGGCGTACGCGGCCTCGCTGCCGGGCTGGTTGAACAGCACCATCAGCACGACCCACTTGAGGTCGTCGAGGTCGAGTTCGTCCTGGTCCAGCGCCATCGCGCGGTCGAGCACGAGTTCGCGCTGGTCGGCGTCGAGGATGCCGTGTTGCTCCAGGAACAGCAGGAAGCCGCGGCATTCGACGTCGAGCTTGTCCAGCTCGGGGCCGAAGTAGATGCGGGTCGGGCCGTTGGCGCGCGGCGTGGCCGTGCTCGGGCGCTGCGACGCGAGCGCGTCGAGCCACTCGAAGGCCTTGTTGATCTCGGCGGGACTGAAGCCGGCCTGGCCGAGCTCCTCGAAGAGGGGGCCGCTGCGGAGCGAATCGTGGTCGCGGACGAGGTCGGCGTCCTCGGTGAAGTAGTGCTCGAACAGGTACAGCAGGACGTCCAGGATGCTCTCTTTCATTTCCCTCGGCCTGCGCCGCTGGCGGCGCGATGGGCGGGTTGGGGCTTACTTGGGGTGCCGCAAGAACCGTGCCTCATGGGGCGGATCAACGACTCCGGTGATACCGGCCGTGCTGCACTGTTACCCGGCCGTCAAGCTCCATGAGCAGCAGCATGGAGGACAGTTCGGCAGGCGTCAATCCGGTCCGGGTGACGAGTTGGTCCATATCTGTAGGGTCATGACCGAGCGCCTTCCACAACTTCTGGTGGTCGCCGTCCTGGCGTGGCGGGTCGGTTTGTGACCCTTCCGGACCCTCGTCTGGCCCCGGATCGGCAGCCGCTGCGGCGCCTGCAGGGGATGTGGGGCTGTCCAGCCGGATCCGCAAGTCGGCCGCCAGTTCCTGCGCCGCGGGGGCCAAGGCCGCGATCACTTCGCGGGCGGTTTCGACCAGGGCGGCGCCGTCGCGGATGAGCCGGTGGCAGCCGCGGGCCAGCGGGTTGTGGATCGATCCGGGTACCGCGAACACCTCGCGCCCCGCCTCGGCCGCGAGCCGCGCCGTGATCAGGGCGCCGGAACGCTCGGCGGCCTCGATCACGACCGTGCCCAGGGCGAGCCCGGCGAGGATGCGGTTGCGGCTGGGGAAGTGTTCGGTGCGCGCGCCGGTGCCGGGCAAGTGCTCGCTGACGATTGCGCCCGTCGCCGCGATGCGCGCGTGCAGGTCGGCGTGCGCACGCGGATACGGTACGTCCGGGCCGGTGCCGAGCACGGCGACGGTTGCGCCGCTCGCTTCCAGCGCTGCCTGATGCGCGGCGGCATCGACGCCCGCGGCCAGGCCACTGACCACGGCGAAGCCGGACGCGACGAAGCAGCGCGCGAAGACCGCGGCGTTGTCGCGTCCGCCGGGCGTGGCCGCGCGGCTGCCGACGATGGCGATCGCCGGATGCCACAGCAGCGCGGGATCGCCGGCGACGAACAGCGCGAGCGGCGCGTTGGGGCTGCGCCGCAGCAGGGACGGATAGTCGGCATCGTTCCAGCCGAGCAGGTGGTGGCGCGCGTCGGTGCACCAGTGCCGTGCCGCTTCGAGTTTCGCCGCGTCCGGCCTGCGCAGGGCGTGCACCTGCGCGTCGGACAGGCCGCTCGCGCGCCATGCCGTGGCACCGGCCGCGAGTGCGGCGGTTGCGGAGCCGTGCCGTTCCAGTAGTGCCTTGCGCGGCGCGGCCGCGCCGCCTGCCGTGATCAGGCGCAGCAGTGCATCGGTGTCGTCGTTGTGCATCCACCAAGGCTACGGCGCACGTCGCGGGATTGCGGCCGGACGCGGACGTGCGAACGCGTAGGAGTTTTCCGAAACTGCTTTCACGCGCACTGCAGCGCTATGTCTGAACGATTGCGGCCATACGCGTGCGCTGGTCGCGGAAGTTTTCCACGTGAATCTCGGCGGCGGCGCCACGAACCATCAAGCGATCGCCCGATGCGTCGGCACGCAGAAAAGAATTCGGGCGGGCGTTGAATTGGTCGTCATTCCGGCGCGGAATCCAGCTCTTCAGGAACGTGGCGAGAAAAGCTGGATCCCGGCTTGCGCCGGGGATGACGAGACTGACTTTTCGGCGTTGCCTTTGGGCGGCACAAACGACAACGGCGCCTTGCGGCGCCGTTGCGGTTTCGAAGCGACGATCAGTTCGACGCGTCGGGGTGCTTCAGTTCGTAGCCGACGCGGGTCGGGCGGATGCTGTCCATCACCAGCGCGTAGCTGACCTTGTCGAAGGTGCGGAACACCATCATGTGGCCGGAGAACTCGTCGGGCAGGCGGACCTTGCTGCCCGGTGCGTCCGGGCTGCGATCGTCGCCGACCGCGACGCGGTCCGGGGTGGTACTGCCGACGCGCCAGCCGGAGAACACCGTGCCGTTGTCCACGCCGTCGCGGGCGCCGACCGAGAGGGCGACCACGTCGCGCGGGCCGCCGGTGCTGATCATGTCGGCCACCGCGAGCACCTTGGCCTTGCCGTATGCGAATTCCTGCTTGGGCGGGTGCGGGAAGAACTGCAGGTCGTACGGCTGGGCCTCGACTGCGATCAGGCGATCGCCGACGCGCACTTCGCGACCGGACTGGTCGAGGACGAGCGTGGCGGCGTCGGACTGGCCGCCGGGGCCACGGCTGACGGTGGCGGTGGTGAGCTGCATCAGCTCGTAGCCGAGGAACTCGCCCTTGCTCGCCGGCATCTGGTGGTTCCACAGCTGCTCGGTGAACTTGGTGGTGCGGCCGCGGAAGTCGAGGTCTTCCGGCTTGGTCGTGGTGACGTCACAGCAACGCTTCGGGTTGATCGCGTTGTAGCGCACGGTCGGGCGGACGATGGCGTAACGCTGGCCCGGCTGGGCGTCGGCGAGGCCGCGGACGTAGGCGACCTGGTCGAGCGAGGCGCGCAGGCGGTCTTCTTCCAGGCCGACCACGTAGGGCAGGTCCTCGAACTCGTCGACCACGCGCAGGTTCTTCAGGAACGGCTCGACGTCCTTGAGCGGCACGCCGGTGAGCGGGGCTTCGTCGCGCGGACCCTGGGTCACCGCGACGCGGTCGAGGTAGGCCAGCGAGATCACGTCGCCCGGATAGATCAGGTGCGGGTTCTTGATCTGCGGGTTGGCCTGCCAGATCTCCGGCCACAGCCACGGCCGCTTCAGGAACTTGCCTGCGATGTCCCAGAGGGTATCGCCGCGCCGGACCGTGTAGGTGTCGGGGTGATCCCCGCGCATTTCCTGCGCGACGGACACGGTGGCGATGGTCAGGAACGCAGCGGTGATAACCGTGCGGATTGGTTTAAGCATGGCGGCCATGTACTTGATTCCCCTTGCCAGTTTTCCCCACGGGCCTGGGCACTATAGCCCAGAAGATGCGCGCGTTTGCAAGCGTTGGCCGGGCTTTGCGGGGTTACAATTCGACCTGTGCTTGACGATGTGACCGCGGCCCCCGTTTTCCCGGGAAGCCGCCTGCTGGAGCGCACGGCGCTTCAGTGACCGGTTGCATGTTTCCCCTCATCGCCCCGTCGCCACCCCCGGCGACCCGGCCTCCCCCTCGGCGGAGGGGGCCCAGAGAACCAGAACCATGGCCTTGCTTCCCATCCTTGAATTCCCCGACCCGCGACTGCGTACCCAGGCGGTGCCGGTCGATCCCGCGGCCATCGCCGACCCGGCGTTCCAGCGCCTGCTCGACGACATGTTCGAGACCATGTACGACGCGCCCGGCATCGGCCTGGCGGCGAGCCAGGTCGACGTGCACAAGACCTTCATGGTCATAGACGTGAGCGAAGACAAAACCCGGCCGCTGGTGTTCATCAATCCGGTGATCACCGCGCGCAGCGGCGACCAGGTCTACCAGGAGGGCTGTCTGTCGGTCCCCGGCATCTTTGCCGACGTCACCCGCTCCAACCAGATCACCGTCCGGGCGCTGGACCGCAATGGCCAGCCGTTCGAACTGGAAGCCGACGGCCTGCTCGCGGTGTGCGTCCAGCACGAGATGGACCACCTGCTCGGCAAGCTGTTCGTCGATTACCTCTCGCCGCTCAAGCGCGAGATGGTGCGCAAGAAGCTGGCCAAGCAGCGCCGCCTGGCGGGCGACGCGGCCTGATGCGCGCGGCGCCGCCTGCCGCGGCGCTGCTGCAACCGGTGTTTCGGGCGACGCGCATGCGCGTCGTCCATCTGCACGCTACGGATAGTTCATGGCCCTGAGAATCGTTTTCGCCGGCACGCCGGATTTCGCCGTGCCCTGCCTGCGCGCCGCCGCGCAACGCAATGAAGTGGCCGCGGTCTACACCCAGCCCGATCGTCCCGCCGGGCGCGGCCGCGAGCTGACGCCGTCGCCGGTCAAGCGCGAGGCGCTGCTGCGCGGGATCGAGGTGGTGCAGCCGGAGAACTTCCGCTCGATCGTGTCCAAGGACGCGCTGCGCGCGCTGCAGCCCGACCTGATGGTCGTGGTCGCCTACGGCCTGATCCTGCCGCAGTCGGTGCTGGATATTCCCACCTACGGCTGCTGGAACGTGCACGCCTCGCTGTTGCCGCGCTGGCGCGGCGCGGCGCCGATCCAGCGCGCGATCGAAGCCGGCGACAGCGAGTCCGGCGTGTGCCTGATGCAGATGGAGAAGGGGCTCGACACCGGGCCGGTGCTGCTGTCGCAGGCGCTGGCCATCGGCGCCGGCGAGACCGGCGGCCAGCTGCACGACCGCCTCGCCGCGCTCGGCGCGCAGGTGCTGGCCGACGGCCTGGGCCTGCTGCGCGCGGGCATCCGTCCGGTGCCGGTGCCGCAGCCCGAGGAAGGGGTCACCTACGCGCACAAGCTCGACAAGGCCGAGGCGCGACTCGACTGGAACCAATCGGCGACGCGACTGGCCGCCAAGGTCCGCGCCTTCAATCCCTGGCCGATGGCCGAAGCGGTGGTGGCGGGCGAACGCCTGCGCCTGCACGGTGCCGTCGCCTTGGACGAAGCGCCCGCCGCTACGCCGGGTACGTTGCTGCGCGCCAGCCGCGATGGCCTCGATGTCGCCTGCGCCGACGGCGTGCTGCGCATCCGCACGCTGCAGCGCGACGGCGGCAAGGCGATCACCGCCGCCGACTACCTCAACGGCCGTCCCGAACTGAGGAACGCATGAGCACCGGCGCCGCCCCGCGCGTGGCGGCCGCGCGCGTGCTCGATGCGGTGCTGCACCGCGGCCGTTCGCTCAAGGCCGAACTCGCGGCGCAGCTGCCGACCCTGCCGGACCCGCGCGACCGCGCGCTCGCCGAGGCGATCTGCTTCGCCGTGCTGCGCCAGCCGATGCGCTTCGAAGCCGCGCTGAAGGCGTGGGTGCCGCGGCCGCTGGGCCGGCGCGACGACGAGCTGCGCGCGCTGCTGTACGCCGGCTTCGCCCAGCTCGATCCCCTGGGGTTGCCGGCGCATGCGGCGCTGGCCGCCACGGTCGATGCGGCGCGCGCGCTCGGACGCGCCCACCAGGCCGGCATGGTCAACGCACTGCTGCGCCGTGCGCAGCGCGAAGGCCTGCCGCCCGGCGATCCCGCCGCGCACTGGCCGCACTGGCTGCGCGCGCGGTTGCAGCAGGACTGGCCGCAGGAGCATGCGGCCATCCTCGAGGCCAGCGCGCAGACGCCGCCGCTGTGGTTGCGGGTCAATCGCCTGCAGCAGTCGCGCGACGCCTACCGGCGGCGCCTGCTCGAGGCCGGCATCGAAACGCAGGTGGACGCCGCTGCCGCCGACGCCCTGCGCGTCGAAGGCAGCGTGGCGGTGGCGCAGCTGCCCGGGTTTGCCGACGGCGCGGTGTCGGTGCAGGACCTCTCCGCGCAGCGCGTGGCCGATGCGCTGGCGCTGCCCCCGGGCGCGCGCGTGCTCGATGCCTGCGCCGCGCCGGGCGGCAAGTCGGCGCACCTGCTCGAGCGCGATCCGGCGCTGCGCCTGACCGCGCTGGACGTGGATGCCCGGCGCCTCGACCGCGTGCGCGACACGCTCGCCCGCCTCCGCCTCGATGCGCAGGCGCGCCTGCGTGCGGCCGATGCGGCGCACCTGGACGCCTGGTGGGACGGCACCCCGCTCGACGCCGTGCTGATCGACGCGCCGTGCTCGGCGACCGGCATCGTGCGCCGGCAACCCGACGTGCTGCTGCATCGGCGCGAAACCGACCTCGCGCCGTTGCTGGCCACGCAGGCGCGCCTGCTGGATGCGCTGTGGCCGACCCTCGCCCCCGGCGGCGTGCTGCTCTACGCCACCTGCTCGATCCTGCAGGCGGAGAACGCGGCGCAGGTCGACGCCTTCCTCGCGCGCACGCCCGACGCACGGGCCGAGGCGCTCGACGACAGTTTCGGTCGTGCCAGCGGCGCCGGGCGCCAGCGCCTGCCGGGCGAACACGGCGCCGACGGCTTCTTCTACGCCCGCCTGCGCCGCCTGCGCTGACGCGGCGCTGCGGCGGCGGGGCGTTCGCGATCGGGTTGCGTCGAAGCGGCCGGGCTGGACAATTCTGCGACACGCCACGCCACTATCATCCGCGCCATGCTGAAGACGA
It encodes:
- a CDS encoding GYF domain-containing protein, which codes for MTQWFYADDQRNRVGPMSADELREHYRQRRLRRDSLVWSEGMVQWLPLERLALELDIDSVTPDATLPPPVPTGIGAAPPANRAPPRKQGMSGCLIALIVCAVVAVPMIAILAAIAIPAYNDYTQKAKVAEAIAMVAPVKAAIAEHGVREGRCPDNDSADLAPLLAQLAQSPRIAATRVGTLEGGHCAFEITLRGIGAQDGKTLLFEADDDVSRWDCSGGDLPDRVRPAQCRTNPNPT
- a CDS encoding GYF domain-containing protein; the protein is MIDWYYHAPGEGRVGPLSAETMRKRYQDRVIQRDTLVWHAGLREWQPLEQLASELGIERLHAHGGAASVPPPMPMGAPSSSAHHAPSTPRGKYARAPLRQKKTLSSGAIALIVAAVAIPGVMIIGALLLPAYQDYVRDATRLGAVEGLSNGLKRVVAEHALRTGRCPANDDTRLAPVRRNIRQRAALNLRFADIDGGCAFEIAIDADGQALDGKALRYEGRPDAEGFAWDCSGGDMPDAYRPYECRRDG
- a CDS encoding DUF494 family protein: MKESILDVLLYLFEHYFTEDADLVRDHDSLRSGPLFEELGQAGFSPAEINKAFEWLDALASQRPSTATPRANGPTRIYFGPELDKLDVECRGFLLFLEQHGILDADQRELVLDRAMALDQDELDLDDLKWVVLMVLFNQPGSEAAYAWMETQMFTDEPEPVH
- the dprA gene encoding DNA-processing protein DprA, coding for MHNDDTDALLRLITAGGAAAPRKALLERHGSATAALAAGATAWRASGLSDAQVHALRRPDAAKLEAARHWCTDARHHLLGWNDADYPSLLRRSPNAPLALFVAGDPALLWHPAIAIVGSRAATPGGRDNAAVFARCFVASGFAVVSGLAAGVDAAAHQAALEASGATVAVLGTGPDVPYPRAHADLHARIAATGAIVSEHLPGTGARTEHFPSRNRILAGLALGTVVIEAAERSGALITARLAAEAGREVFAVPGSIHNPLARGCHRLIRDGAALVETAREVIAALAPAAQELAADLRIRLDSPTSPAGAAAAADPGPDEGPEGSQTDPPRQDGDHQKLWKALGHDPTDMDQLVTRTGLTPAELSSMLLLMELDGRVTVQHGRYHRSR
- a CDS encoding LysM peptidoglycan-binding domain-containing protein — translated: MLKPIRTVITAAFLTIATVSVAQEMRGDHPDTYTVRRGDTLWDIAGKFLKRPWLWPEIWQANPQIKNPHLIYPGDVISLAYLDRVAVTQGPRDEAPLTGVPLKDVEPFLKNLRVVDEFEDLPYVVGLEEDRLRASLDQVAYVRGLADAQPGQRYAIVRPTVRYNAINPKRCCDVTTTKPEDLDFRGRTTKFTEQLWNHQMPASKGEFLGYELMQLTTATVSRGPGGQSDAATLVLDQSGREVRVGDRLIAVEAQPYDLQFFPHPPKQEFAYGKAKVLAVADMISTGGPRDVVALSVGARDGVDNGTVFSGWRVGSTTPDRVAVGDDRSPDAPGSKVRLPDEFSGHMMVFRTFDKVSYALVMDSIRPTRVGYELKHPDASN
- the def gene encoding peptide deformylase; the protein is MALLPILEFPDPRLRTQAVPVDPAAIADPAFQRLLDDMFETMYDAPGIGLAASQVDVHKTFMVIDVSEDKTRPLVFINPVITARSGDQVYQEGCLSVPGIFADVTRSNQITVRALDRNGQPFELEADGLLAVCVQHEMDHLLGKLFVDYLSPLKREMVRKKLAKQRRLAGDAA
- the fmt gene encoding methionyl-tRNA formyltransferase — its product is MRIVFAGTPDFAVPCLRAAAQRNEVAAVYTQPDRPAGRGRELTPSPVKREALLRGIEVVQPENFRSIVSKDALRALQPDLMVVVAYGLILPQSVLDIPTYGCWNVHASLLPRWRGAAPIQRAIEAGDSESGVCLMQMEKGLDTGPVLLSQALAIGAGETGGQLHDRLAALGAQVLADGLGLLRAGIRPVPVPQPEEGVTYAHKLDKAEARLDWNQSATRLAAKVRAFNPWPMAEAVVAGERLRLHGAVALDEAPAATPGTLLRASRDGLDVACADGVLRIRTLQRDGGKAITAADYLNGRPELRNA
- the rsmB gene encoding 16S rRNA (cytosine(967)-C(5))-methyltransferase RsmB — its product is MSTGAAPRVAAARVLDAVLHRGRSLKAELAAQLPTLPDPRDRALAEAICFAVLRQPMRFEAALKAWVPRPLGRRDDELRALLYAGFAQLDPLGLPAHAALAATVDAARALGRAHQAGMVNALLRRAQREGLPPGDPAAHWPHWLRARLQQDWPQEHAAILEASAQTPPLWLRVNRLQQSRDAYRRRLLEAGIETQVDAAAADALRVEGSVAVAQLPGFADGAVSVQDLSAQRVADALALPPGARVLDACAAPGGKSAHLLERDPALRLTALDVDARRLDRVRDTLARLRLDAQARLRAADAAHLDAWWDGTPLDAVLIDAPCSATGIVRRQPDVLLHRRETDLAPLLATQARLLDALWPTLAPGGVLLYATCSILQAENAAQVDAFLARTPDARAEALDDSFGRASGAGRQRLPGEHGADGFFYARLRRLR